In Chitinophaga sp. HK235, a single window of DNA contains:
- a CDS encoding GyrI-like domain-containing protein: MKYWSNLGWILLIGFTIDYEIKLTEMTKLELTKSFKSYYSAATTAELATMGKGLFLTINGQGDPDGDVFAENIGALYTVAYGIKFLCKKADSDFTVSKLEGFWWVQDTAGDPRQVPRDQWCYELAIRMPDFVTRQQLSSSVMSAEKKKQSTLFRNVDLKTIEEGRCVQIMHIGPFSEEPVSLKKLEVLMEQQNLKMNGRHHEIYLSDFRKTAPEKLKTILRHPVK; the protein is encoded by the coding sequence ATGAAATACTGGAGTAACCTTGGATGGATACTGCTGATAGGATTTACTATTGACTATGAAATAAAACTAACGGAGATGACTAAACTCGAACTTACCAAATCATTCAAAAGCTATTACAGCGCTGCCACCACAGCGGAGCTGGCCACTATGGGGAAAGGGCTCTTCCTGACGATCAACGGTCAGGGAGACCCTGACGGGGATGTTTTCGCAGAAAACATCGGCGCCCTGTATACGGTAGCTTACGGTATCAAGTTTTTATGTAAAAAGGCGGACAGTGATTTTACCGTCAGCAAGCTGGAAGGTTTTTGGTGGGTACAGGATACCGCAGGCGATCCGCGGCAGGTGCCCCGTGACCAGTGGTGTTATGAGTTGGCTATCCGTATGCCCGATTTTGTAACCCGTCAACAGCTGTCTTCCTCCGTGATGAGTGCCGAAAAGAAGAAACAGTCAACCCTGTTCAGAAATGTAGACCTGAAAACGATAGAGGAGGGGAGATGTGTGCAGATCATGCACATAGGACCTTTTAGTGAAGAACCCGTTTCACTGAAAAAGCTGGAAGTGCTGATGGAGCAGCAAAACCTGAAAATGAATGGACGGCATCATGAGATATACCTGTCGGATTTCAGGAAAACAGCACCGGAGAAACTGAAAACGATTCTACGGCATCCGGTAAAATGA
- a CDS encoding efflux RND transporter permease subunit, producing MSLPSLSLKRPVLAIVMNIIIVIFGLVGFSFLGVRDFPAIDPPIVNVRTSYAGANSDIIETQITEPLEKSINGVAGIKNISSSSSQGSSNITVEFELGQDLEGATNDVRDKVSQALRSLPPDIDAPPVVSKQDANSDAIISMTVQSNTRNQLEITEYGTNVLLEKLQTIPGVSQIQIWGEKRYAMRIWMDPAKLSSYSLTPSDIQAALQRENVELPSGKIAGNATDFTVRTFGRLFTEDDFNNLIIRNINGSEIRIRDIGQAVLGPENEETVLKESSIPMISLALIPQPGSNYVAIADEFYKRYEQLKKDIPEDYTVNIAMDNTRFIKKSIEEVEETLIVALTLVILIVYLFFRDWLMAFRPLVDIPVSLIGAFFIMYICGFTINILTLLAIVLATGLVVDDGIVVTENIYKKIEAGMPRMRAAREGSEEIFFAVIATSITLAFVFLPIIFLQGFVGQLFREFGIVVAGAVLISAFVSLTLTPVLNVKLGRKTHTHSWFYTKTEPFFRWMEDGYKNSLEAFMRFRWVAGLIIAGCLVMIYFLFRTLPSELAPLEDRSQFRLSITTPEGTSFDYMDNYVDKLTRFLADSIPEKKIILSVTSPGFSGAGAVNSAFANVMLTEPQERTRSQKDIVNMVNRNMARYPQGKVFAIETQTIQVGRRAGLPVSFVLEHINFDSLTHVLPKFMEEVGNSPVFQGTDVDLKFNKPELRIHINRDKATQLGVSVQDISQTLQLALSNLRYGYFIRNGKQYQVMGQVFRADRDDPTDLQNLYVRNSRGEAIQLDNVVSIEEETSPPIIYHFNRYKSATISAGLAPDKTIGDGLKEMYRIYDKLEKEKVIDDSYSTALSGSSRDYAESGSNTMFALGLALVLIYLVLAAQFESWIDPLIIMLTVPLAFAGALLSLWIFDQTWNIFSQIGVIMLIGLVTKNGILIVEFANHQRDAGLAKGDAVIHASAMRLRPILMTSLAMALGALPIAMSLGAAATSRIPLGIVIVGGIVFSLVLTLYVIPAMYTFFSRHGNKSAEGEEEEEDKEEGVAATHA from the coding sequence ATGAGTCTACCTTCATTATCTCTCAAACGCCCTGTTCTGGCAATTGTGATGAATATCATCATTGTGATATTCGGTCTCGTGGGCTTTTCCTTCCTTGGAGTGCGAGACTTCCCGGCCATCGATCCGCCCATCGTAAACGTGCGGACATCCTACGCCGGTGCCAACTCAGACATCATCGAAACACAGATCACCGAGCCACTGGAGAAATCCATCAATGGTGTCGCCGGTATCAAAAACATATCTTCCAGCAGCAGCCAGGGTAGCAGCAATATCACCGTGGAATTTGAACTGGGTCAGGACCTCGAAGGCGCCACCAACGACGTGCGCGATAAAGTATCCCAGGCCCTGCGCAGCCTCCCGCCTGATATCGACGCACCGCCTGTAGTATCCAAACAGGATGCTAACTCAGATGCTATCATCTCCATGACGGTGCAAAGCAATACCCGCAATCAGCTGGAAATAACCGAATACGGTACCAACGTACTACTCGAAAAACTGCAAACGATCCCTGGGGTTTCCCAGATCCAGATATGGGGCGAAAAAAGATATGCCATGCGTATCTGGATGGACCCGGCCAAACTGTCGTCTTACAGCCTTACACCATCTGATATCCAGGCCGCCCTTCAAAGGGAAAACGTGGAACTGCCCTCCGGTAAAATCGCCGGCAACGCCACCGACTTTACCGTACGCACCTTCGGCCGCCTCTTCACGGAAGACGATTTCAACAACCTTATCATCAGAAATATCAACGGCAGCGAAATACGCATCCGGGACATAGGCCAGGCTGTACTGGGCCCAGAAAATGAAGAAACGGTGCTCAAAGAGTCCAGCATCCCGATGATCTCGCTGGCGCTTATCCCGCAACCCGGCTCCAACTACGTGGCCATCGCCGATGAGTTCTATAAAAGATATGAGCAGCTGAAAAAAGATATCCCGGAAGACTATACGGTCAACATTGCCATGGACAATACCCGGTTTATCAAAAAATCTATTGAGGAAGTAGAAGAAACCCTGATCGTGGCACTCACACTCGTGATCCTCATCGTATACCTCTTCTTCCGCGACTGGCTCATGGCCTTCCGTCCGCTGGTAGACATTCCCGTGTCTCTCATCGGTGCCTTTTTCATCATGTACATCTGCGGCTTTACGATCAATATCCTCACCCTGCTGGCTATCGTACTGGCTACGGGCCTTGTGGTCGATGACGGTATCGTAGTGACTGAAAATATCTACAAAAAGATTGAAGCAGGCATGCCTCGTATGAGAGCTGCCCGTGAAGGGTCTGAAGAAATTTTCTTCGCCGTTATTGCTACTTCCATCACCCTGGCCTTCGTATTCCTTCCGATCATCTTCCTGCAGGGATTCGTAGGACAGCTCTTCCGTGAATTCGGTATCGTGGTAGCTGGCGCCGTACTCATCTCTGCCTTTGTATCCCTGACGCTCACACCGGTGCTCAACGTAAAACTGGGCCGTAAAACGCATACCCACTCCTGGTTCTATACCAAAACAGAACCATTCTTCCGCTGGATGGAAGATGGTTATAAAAATTCACTGGAAGCGTTTATGCGTTTCCGTTGGGTGGCAGGACTGATTATCGCAGGCTGTCTGGTCATGATTTATTTCCTGTTCAGAACACTGCCCTCAGAGCTGGCTCCACTGGAAGACAGAAGCCAGTTCCGCCTCTCCATCACCACGCCGGAAGGTACCTCTTTCGACTATATGGATAACTACGTGGACAAACTCACCAGGTTTCTCGCCGACTCCATACCCGAAAAGAAAATCATCCTCAGCGTTACCTCTCCCGGTTTCAGTGGTGCCGGCGCGGTCAACTCCGCCTTTGCCAACGTCATGCTCACCGAACCACAGGAGCGTACCCGCTCTCAGAAGGATATCGTGAACATGGTCAACCGCAACATGGCCCGATACCCTCAGGGTAAAGTGTTTGCCATCGAAACACAGACCATACAGGTAGGACGCAGAGCCGGCCTCCCCGTTTCATTTGTACTCGAACATATCAACTTCGACTCCCTCACACATGTACTGCCTAAGTTCATGGAAGAAGTGGGCAACAGCCCTGTCTTCCAGGGTACCGACGTAGACCTGAAATTCAACAAACCGGAACTGCGTATACACATCAACCGTGACAAGGCCACACAGCTGGGCGTTTCGGTACAGGATATCTCTCAGACACTGCAGCTCGCACTGAGTAATCTCCGTTATGGTTATTTCATCAGAAATGGCAAACAGTACCAGGTAATGGGCCAGGTGTTCCGCGCCGACCGCGACGATCCTACCGACCTCCAGAACCTGTATGTACGCAACTCCCGCGGCGAAGCCATACAGCTCGACAACGTAGTTAGCATCGAAGAAGAAACCAGTCCGCCTATTATCTACCACTTCAACCGCTATAAATCTGCTACCATCTCCGCAGGTCTCGCTCCCGACAAAACCATCGGCGACGGCCTCAAAGAGATGTACCGCATCTATGACAAGCTGGAGAAAGAAAAAGTCATCGACGACTCTTACTCCACTGCATTGTCCGGATCCTCCCGCGACTACGCCGAAAGTGGCTCCAATACAATGTTCGCGCTGGGACTTGCACTGGTACTGATCTATCTTGTACTTGCTGCTCAGTTTGAAAGCTGGATAGATCCGCTGATCATCATGCTCACTGTACCACTGGCGTTCGCAGGTGCATTGTTATCGCTGTGGATATTTGACCAAACCTGGAACATCTTCTCTCAGATTGGTGTGATCATGCTCATCGGGCTGGTAACCAAAAACGGTATCCTCATCGTGGAATTTGCCAACCACCAACGCGATGCCGGCCTTGCCAAAGGAGACGCCGTAATACATGCCTCTGCCATGCGTTTACGTCCTATCCTTATGACCAGCCTTGCCATGGCACTGGGTGCATTACCGATAGCGATGTCACTGGGAGCTGCGGCCACCAGCCGTATTCCGCTGGGTATCGTGATCGTAGGTGGTATCGTGTTTTCACTGGTGCTCACATTGTATGTTATTCCGGCTATGTATACTTTCTTCTCCCGTCACGGTAATAAAAGCGCTGAGGGAGAGGAGGAGGAAGAAGATAAAGAAGAAGGTGTAGCAGCCACTCATGCATAA
- the rnc gene encoding ribonuclease III — translation MRLLPGFLYRLVSKKRHLYKELTSLLGFPPGNFALYEIALSHRSSKEKFLESNERLEYLGDAILGAIVGDYLFKKYPYKTEGYLTEMRSKIVNRQQLNDIAIKMGLRKLTIYDKYNSFLKISQIFGNTLEALVGAVYLDRGYNKTQQFVHKRILMPYIDMELLESVEMNHKNKLYGWANKNGKVLEFELLEEQMDNGRRIFTVGAVVDGELICTGKAFNKKDASQIAAQQAIQQLGLAD, via the coding sequence GTGAGATTACTGCCAGGATTTTTATATCGACTCGTATCCAAGAAGAGGCACTTATACAAAGAGCTCACCAGCCTGTTGGGTTTCCCGCCAGGTAACTTTGCCCTGTATGAGATAGCCCTTAGCCACCGCTCGAGCAAAGAGAAGTTTCTCGAAAGCAATGAGCGGCTGGAATACCTTGGTGATGCCATTCTGGGAGCAATTGTGGGTGATTATCTCTTTAAAAAATATCCTTACAAAACAGAAGGATATCTCACAGAGATGCGCTCCAAAATTGTAAACCGCCAGCAACTCAATGATATCGCTATCAAAATGGGGCTGCGCAAACTCACTATCTACGACAAGTACAACAGCTTTCTGAAAATCAGTCAGATCTTCGGTAATACCCTCGAAGCCCTCGTAGGCGCTGTATACCTCGACCGCGGCTACAATAAAACCCAGCAGTTTGTACATAAACGCATCCTCATGCCCTACATCGATATGGAGCTGCTGGAAAGCGTGGAAATGAACCACAAAAACAAACTGTATGGCTGGGCCAATAAAAACGGCAAAGTCCTCGAGTTCGAACTCCTTGAAGAACAAATGGACAATGGCCGGCGTATCTTTACTGTAGGCGCTGTAGTAGACGGTGAACTGATTTGCACCGGTAAAGCCTTCAATAAAAAAGACGCCAGCCAGATAGCTGCCCAGCAAGCCATCCAACAGTTGGGGCTTGCTGACTAA
- the fabF gene encoding beta-ketoacyl-ACP synthase II, whose protein sequence is MQPRRVVVTGLGALTPLGNSVAEFWHGLANGVSGADYIRQFDASKFKTRFACELKNFDPTNYLDKKEARKMDPFTQTAVIAADQAIQDANINKDKIDVDRAGVIWGTGVGGMINFSHELREFHTGDGTPRFSPFLITRLILDIAAGYISIRHGFRGPNFSVVSACASATNAIIEAMYSIRYGKTDLVVTGGSENVINEPCVGGFNAMKALSERNDDPKTASRPFDLDRDGFVMGEGAGALVLESLDHALARGAKIYAELAGGGATADAHHITAPHPEGLGAMNVMRQALADSGLQANDIDYINVHGTSTPLGDIAEVKAIQKVFGEHAYDLNISSTKSMTGHLLGAAGAIESIAAIMSIINGLVPPTINHFTDDPQLDPKLNFTFNTAQKRDVRAALSNTFGFGGHNASVIFKKFVP, encoded by the coding sequence ATGCAACCAAGACGAGTTGTCGTTACAGGTTTAGGCGCTCTTACACCGCTCGGCAATTCCGTAGCCGAATTCTGGCACGGATTGGCGAACGGTGTATCCGGCGCGGATTATATCCGTCAATTTGACGCTTCCAAGTTCAAAACCCGTTTTGCTTGTGAACTGAAGAATTTCGACCCTACTAACTACCTGGATAAGAAGGAGGCCCGCAAGATGGACCCCTTTACACAAACCGCGGTAATAGCCGCTGATCAGGCAATACAGGACGCCAATATCAACAAGGACAAGATCGATGTGGATCGGGCCGGTGTGATATGGGGCACCGGTGTTGGTGGGATGATTAACTTCAGTCACGAGTTAAGAGAATTTCATACCGGAGACGGGACTCCCCGTTTCAGCCCTTTCCTGATCACCAGGCTTATTCTTGATATTGCCGCTGGTTATATTTCTATCCGCCACGGCTTCAGAGGGCCTAATTTTTCCGTTGTATCTGCTTGTGCTTCTGCCACCAATGCAATTATTGAGGCGATGTACAGTATCCGTTACGGTAAGACCGATCTGGTGGTTACCGGCGGTTCGGAAAATGTGATCAACGAGCCTTGTGTTGGTGGTTTTAACGCCATGAAGGCTTTGTCTGAAAGAAACGATGATCCTAAGACCGCTTCCCGTCCTTTCGACCTCGACCGTGATGGTTTTGTAATGGGAGAAGGTGCAGGTGCGCTGGTACTGGAATCATTGGACCATGCATTGGCGAGAGGTGCAAAAATTTATGCTGAGTTGGCCGGCGGAGGCGCTACAGCAGATGCCCATCATATCACTGCCCCTCATCCGGAAGGACTGGGTGCGATGAACGTAATGCGGCAGGCGCTGGCAGATTCCGGTTTACAGGCTAATGATATTGATTATATCAATGTACATGGTACTTCTACCCCACTGGGTGATATCGCAGAGGTAAAGGCTATTCAGAAAGTATTTGGTGAACATGCTTATGACCTCAACATCAGCTCCACCAAATCCATGACTGGCCACTTACTCGGTGCAGCCGGTGCTATTGAGTCAATAGCTGCTATCATGTCTATCATCAATGGTCTTGTACCACCCACAATTAACCATTTTACTGACGACCCTCAGCTGGACCCGAAATTAAACTTTACCTTTAACACTGCACAGAAGAGAGATGTAAGAGCTGCATTATCCAATACCTTTGGTTTTGGTGGACATAATGCCTCTGTTATTTTCAAAAAATTTGTTCCTTGA
- a CDS encoding efflux RND transporter periplasmic adaptor subunit, whose translation MPNINKTVRSTIIVVAVGIVIFLIYKKITGKKEAAAATSGAAAKGANSRQLLTDAWIVKTDALAQAIEASGTLQSNEEVEVKPEINGRITHLYFKEGTNVRKGDLLVKIYDEDLRAQLQKLKLQQELAKTTLERQENLLKINGISRQDVDVTRNQVSAYGADMQYTQTQLQKTELRAPFSGKLGLRNVSEGAIVSSATIITTLQQVDPLKMDFAVAEKYRNVIKIGDQVNFSVAGDNKEYKGSIYAIDPKIDLTTRTVKLRAIIPNNNGTLFPGSFAKVKITLRDLPDAIMIPSQAVIPGTRDKKVIVADSGKAKFVIVETGIRNENNVQITSGLQPGDTVVTTGILQLKPGMPLKFNKIQ comes from the coding sequence ATGCCCAATATCAACAAAACAGTCCGCTCCACTATTATAGTGGTAGCTGTAGGCATCGTGATCTTCCTGATTTATAAAAAAATAACGGGCAAAAAAGAAGCTGCTGCCGCTACCAGCGGTGCCGCCGCCAAAGGAGCCAACTCCAGACAGCTCCTCACAGACGCCTGGATCGTAAAAACAGATGCCCTCGCTCAGGCCATCGAAGCAAGCGGAACATTACAAAGCAATGAAGAAGTGGAAGTTAAACCGGAAATTAATGGCCGCATCACCCACCTCTATTTTAAAGAAGGTACCAACGTCAGAAAAGGCGACCTCCTCGTAAAAATCTACGATGAAGACCTCCGTGCCCAATTACAAAAACTGAAACTACAACAGGAACTGGCCAAAACAACCCTCGAACGCCAGGAAAACCTGCTCAAAATAAACGGCATCAGCCGCCAGGATGTAGATGTAACCCGCAACCAGGTTAGTGCCTACGGCGCCGATATGCAATACACCCAGACCCAGCTGCAGAAAACTGAGCTCCGCGCGCCCTTCAGCGGCAAACTGGGACTCCGCAATGTCAGTGAAGGCGCCATTGTATCTTCTGCTACCATCATCACTACCCTCCAACAGGTAGATCCGCTTAAAATGGACTTCGCCGTAGCAGAAAAATACCGTAACGTCATCAAAATCGGTGATCAGGTTAACTTCTCCGTTGCCGGCGACAATAAGGAATACAAAGGCAGCATCTACGCCATCGATCCGAAAATAGACCTGACCACCCGCACCGTTAAACTCAGGGCTATCATACCCAACAATAATGGTACACTCTTCCCCGGATCTTTTGCTAAAGTAAAGATCACCCTCAGAGATCTTCCGGATGCTATCATGATCCCCTCTCAGGCAGTCATCCCTGGCACCCGCGATAAAAAAGTAATCGTTGCCGATAGTGGCAAAGCCAAATTTGTGATCGTAGAAACAGGCATCCGCAACGAAAACAATGTACAGATCACCAGTGGCCTCCAACCGGGAGACACGGTGGTTACCACCGGTATCCTCCAGCTGAAACCTGGTATGCCGCTGAAGTTCAACAAAATACAATAG
- a CDS encoding acyl carrier protein produces the protein MSDIASRVKKIIIDKLGVDEAEVTPEASFTNDLGADSLDTVELIMEFEKEFNISIPDEQAETITTVGQAVAYLEEHVK, from the coding sequence ATGTCAGACATTGCATCAAGAGTTAAAAAGATCATCATTGACAAATTGGGCGTTGACGAAGCCGAGGTAACTCCTGAAGCCTCCTTCACCAACGACTTAGGCGCTGACTCTTTGGATACGGTAGAACTGATTATGGAATTCGAAAAAGAATTCAACATCTCCATTCCTGACGAACAAGCTGAAACTATTACTACTGTTGGCCAGGCAGTTGCTTACCTGGAAGAACATGTAAAATAA